In Bordetella holmesii ATCC 51541, the following proteins share a genomic window:
- a CDS encoding nickel import ATP-binding protein NikE — translation MLHVQDLEVAVASEDRLAHVVKRLSFAIERGETFALVGESGSGKSMTALALLRLLPDAGRIVGGQVNLQAQDLNRLSERQMRDVRGGQIGIIFQEPATSLNPVMRIGQQIVETLIAHTALRGAAARRRAIEWLTRVGIPEPDRRIDDYPFQFSGGQKQRIMIAIALAAEPRLLIADEPTTALDVTVQAQVLELLADIQREIGMAVLLITHDLAIVRQTAHHVALMRGGEIVEAGDAATFFAAPRHPYARQLFEAIPTFEKRGRPLSAVRPVGSALGAAPNRPSPASPGQVVLDVQDLRVHYPVREGVLRRPVSWIKAADGVSFSLREGETLALLGESGCGKTTTGKALLRLIDGARVTGRALLAGRDLLTADRRTMQALRREIQIVFQDPYASLDPRMRVGDILDEGVASLHPELSAAQWQARAQDLLQRVGLPADTVRRYPHEFSGGQRQRIAIARALAVEPRVLICDEPTSALDVSVQAQILDLLRELQAELGIAYLFITHNFGVVEYLADRIAVMAGGRIVEIDEAATVLQRPGHELTQRLLEAVPRLVFGPVQGG, via the coding sequence TTGCTTCATGTTCAAGATCTGGAGGTGGCCGTCGCCTCCGAAGACAGGCTGGCGCACGTCGTCAAGCGCCTGAGTTTTGCCATCGAGCGAGGCGAGACATTCGCGCTGGTGGGTGAGTCGGGCAGCGGCAAGAGCATGACCGCGCTGGCTCTTCTGCGTTTGCTGCCTGATGCGGGGCGCATCGTGGGTGGCCAAGTCAATCTCCAGGCCCAGGATCTGAACCGCCTGAGCGAGCGTCAGATGCGCGATGTGCGCGGCGGGCAGATCGGCATCATTTTCCAGGAGCCCGCCACCAGTCTTAACCCGGTCATGCGCATCGGGCAGCAGATCGTCGAAACCCTCATCGCGCACACGGCCTTGCGCGGGGCAGCCGCAAGACGACGAGCCATCGAGTGGCTCACGCGGGTGGGCATCCCTGAACCCGACAGGCGCATCGACGACTATCCGTTTCAGTTTTCCGGCGGCCAGAAGCAGCGCATCATGATCGCTATTGCGCTGGCCGCCGAGCCCCGGTTGCTGATCGCCGACGAGCCCACGACAGCTTTGGATGTGACGGTGCAGGCCCAGGTGCTGGAGTTACTGGCCGATATCCAGCGCGAAATCGGCATGGCCGTGTTGTTGATCACGCACGACCTGGCCATCGTGCGGCAGACCGCGCATCACGTCGCTCTGATGCGCGGCGGAGAGATCGTGGAGGCGGGCGACGCCGCGACCTTTTTCGCTGCTCCCCGTCATCCTTACGCGCGCCAGTTGTTCGAGGCTATTCCTACCTTTGAGAAGCGCGGACGCCCGCTGTCGGCCGTGCGGCCCGTCGGCTCAGCGCTGGGCGCTGCGCCAAACCGGCCATCGCCGGCTTCGCCCGGGCAGGTCGTGCTCGATGTGCAGGATTTGCGGGTGCACTATCCGGTGCGCGAGGGAGTGTTGCGCCGCCCGGTGTCATGGATCAAGGCGGCCGACGGCGTCAGCTTCTCGCTGCGGGAAGGCGAAACGCTGGCGCTTCTGGGGGAGTCGGGTTGCGGCAAGACCACGACCGGCAAGGCGTTGTTGCGGCTGATCGATGGCGCGCGCGTCACCGGCCGCGCTTTGCTGGCGGGTCGAGACCTGCTGACTGCCGACCGCCGGACCATGCAAGCGTTGCGGCGCGAGATCCAGATCGTGTTTCAGGATCCATATGCCTCGCTGGATCCGCGTATGCGCGTGGGCGACATTCTCGACGAAGGCGTGGCGTCGCTGCATCCGGAGCTTTCTGCCGCGCAGTGGCAGGCCCGAGCCCAGGATCTGCTGCAACGCGTTGGCCTGCCTGCAGACACGGTACGGCGCTACCCGCACGAGTTCTCTGGCGGACAGCGGCAGCGCATCGCCATCGCGCGGGCGCTGGCCGTGGAGCCGCGTGTGCTGATCTGCGACGAACCGACGTCCGCGCTGGATGTCTCGGTTCAGGCGCAGATCCTTGACCTGTTGCGCGAACTCCAGGCCGAGCTCGGCATTGCCTATCTGTTCATCACTCACAACTTCGGAGTCGTCGAGTACCTGGCAGATCGCATTGCTGTCATGGCAGGCGGGCGCATCGTCGAGATCGATGAGGCTGCCACGGTGTTGCAGCGGCCGGGTCACGAATTGACCCAGCGGCTGCTCGAGGCGGTCCCCAGGCTGGTGTTCGGTCCGGTTCAGGGCGGTTAA
- a CDS encoding citrate transporter family protein: MTSIAQAAWTAYDTQLVTYCVVALLAIVVLISALRIAPFLAILLGAFGVGLAVGLPLDKLGHSFSQGAGGILSDAGLIIALGAMLGALLAESGGADRIVNSLLDKAQGRALPWVMAGVAMIVGLPLFFEVGLVMVVPIIFVMARRSGLPILAVGIPALAGMTTLHALVPPTPAR, from the coding sequence ATGACTTCCATTGCTCAAGCCGCTTGGACGGCTTACGACACCCAGCTCGTCACCTACTGTGTTGTGGCCCTGCTGGCCATCGTGGTACTGATTAGCGCTCTGAGAATCGCACCATTTCTGGCCATTCTGCTTGGCGCCTTCGGGGTCGGCCTGGCCGTCGGCCTGCCGCTGGACAAACTGGGCCATAGCTTCAGCCAAGGCGCTGGCGGCATTCTGAGCGATGCCGGCCTGATCATCGCCCTGGGGGCAATGTTGGGGGCGCTGCTGGCCGAATCCGGTGGGGCGGACCGCATCGTCAACTCGCTGTTGGACAAGGCGCAGGGCCGGGCATTGCCCTGGGTGATGGCGGGCGTGGCCATGATCGTCGGTCTGCCGCTGTTCTTCGAGGTCGGGCTGGTGATGGTGGTGCCCATCATCTTTGTCATGGCTCGTCGCTCCGGCTTGCCGATTCTGGCGGTGGGCATCCCAGCCTTGGCGGGCATGACGACGCTGCACGCGCTGGTGCCCCCCACCCCGGCCCGCTGA
- a CDS encoding lysR substrate binding domain protein has protein sequence MARSRRLRLAELRETPFLMFESGFALNHVLISACERVGYTPTTAARSGQIDFIVALVASGLGIGFLPRLVAEQRQQPGVRLVELDDRDAVWEMALIWRRGGYLSHAALAWLELNRDIYPSASLK, from the coding sequence ATGGCGCGATCGCGCCGCTTGCGGTTGGCCGAATTGCGCGAGACCCCCTTTCTGATGTTCGAAAGCGGGTTTGCTCTCAACCACGTGCTGATCTCGGCTTGCGAACGCGTCGGCTATACCCCGACCACGGCAGCGCGCAGTGGTCAGATCGATTTCATTGTGGCGCTGGTCGCCTCCGGCCTGGGCATCGGCTTTCTGCCTCGCCTGGTGGCCGAGCAGCGCCAGCAACCCGGCGTGCGGCTGGTGGAGCTCGATGATCGCGATGCCGTATGGGAAATGGCCTTGATCTGGCGCCGCGGCGGTTATCTCTCCCATGCGGCGCTCGCCTGGCTGGAGCTCAACCGTGACATCTATCCGTCAGCAAGCCTGAAGTAG
- a CDS encoding ferritin-like domain protein — protein sequence MVKKLDPKQKSAAAQRRKRPLATPTDLAAAATRDISAALNQLLADVFALYLKTKNFHWHVSGPHFRDYHLMLDEQGDELFAMTDALAERVRKIGGTTLRSIGHIARMQRVLDNDADYVQPLDMLAELRDDNKTLAAALREAHDVTDEYHDIASSSLLENWIDETEKRTWFLFEASRQADSTGH from the coding sequence ATGGTCAAGAAACTGGATCCGAAACAGAAGAGCGCCGCGGCACAACGCCGCAAGCGCCCCCTAGCCACCCCGACTGATCTGGCCGCGGCCGCGACCCGCGACATCTCTGCGGCCCTGAACCAGCTGCTGGCTGACGTCTTCGCCCTCTACCTCAAAACCAAGAACTTCCACTGGCACGTCAGCGGCCCGCACTTCCGTGACTACCATCTGATGCTCGACGAGCAAGGCGACGAACTGTTTGCCATGACCGACGCGCTGGCAGAACGCGTGCGCAAGATCGGTGGCACCACGCTGCGCTCCATCGGCCACATCGCCCGCATGCAACGCGTGCTGGATAACGATGCCGATTACGTCCAGCCGCTGGACATGCTGGCCGAGCTGCGCGATGACAACAAGACGCTGGCTGCGGCCCTGCGCGAAGCGCATGACGTGACCGACGAATACCACGACATCGCCAGTTCCAGTCTGCTCGAAAACTGGATCGACGAGACGGAAAAGCGTACCTGGTTCCTGTTCGAAGCCAGCCGCCAGGCCGACAGCACCGGGCATTAA
- a CDS encoding lysR substrate binding domain protein, protein MLAQRDDLVAELEELRGLKRGILRLGLPTLGSSVLFAPLFARFRSRYPGIEISLAEHGSRRLEDMVLSGDIELGATLTPVPDAFE, encoded by the coding sequence ATGCTGGCGCAGCGCGACGACCTGGTCGCCGAGCTCGAGGAACTCCGCGGCCTGAAGCGGGGCATCTTGCGCCTGGGTCTGCCCACCCTGGGCAGCAGTGTGCTGTTTGCGCCGCTGTTCGCGCGGTTTCGCAGCCGGTATCCGGGCATCGAAATCAGCCTGGCCGAGCACGGCAGCAGGCGTCTGGAAGACATGGTGCTAAGCGGCGATATCGAATTGGGTGCAACGCTCACGCCTGTGCCGGACGCATTCGAGTAG
- a CDS encoding short chain dehydrogenase family protein translates to MDLSAQTVLVTGAGRGLGAAIARALAQAGARVIINYRRSQRQAQALAEELGPLSIALQADVTDAAQVRAMLAAAADHTGQPVLSVVNNALADFRFDGDARPLLGDITWDRFEGQLSGAVKGALNTMQAALPAMRQAGFGRIVNIGTNLVQNPVVPYHDYTASKAALLSLTRTAAQDLGPDGITVNMVSGGLLQTTDASSSTPEAVFELIASLTPLRRVTTPAEFADAVLFFLSPWSRAVTGQNLVVDSGLVKD, encoded by the coding sequence ATGGACCTATCCGCACAAACCGTTCTGGTCACTGGCGCAGGCCGCGGTCTGGGTGCCGCGATCGCGCGTGCCCTCGCACAGGCCGGCGCCCGCGTCATCATCAACTATCGCCGCAGCCAGCGCCAGGCCCAGGCGTTGGCTGAAGAACTCGGCCCCCTTTCCATCGCGCTGCAGGCTGACGTCACGGATGCCGCCCAGGTACGCGCGATGCTGGCCGCGGCGGCCGACCACACGGGCCAGCCCGTCCTGTCGGTGGTCAACAATGCGCTGGCCGATTTCCGCTTTGATGGCGATGCCCGCCCCCTGCTGGGCGATATCACCTGGGACCGCTTTGAGGGTCAACTCAGCGGTGCCGTCAAAGGGGCACTGAACACCATGCAGGCCGCGCTGCCCGCCATGCGGCAGGCCGGGTTTGGACGCATCGTCAACATTGGCACCAACCTGGTACAGAACCCGGTCGTGCCGTACCACGACTACACGGCTTCCAAGGCTGCCTTGCTGTCGCTGACCCGCACCGCCGCGCAGGATCTTGGCCCCGATGGCATTACGGTCAATATGGTCTCAGGCGGACTGCTGCAAACCACCGATGCCAGCTCATCGACACCCGAAGCCGTCTTCGAGCTGATCGCCAGCCTGACCCCCTTGCGCCGTGTCACCACGCCGGCCGAATTTGCCGACGCGGTTCTGTTTTTCTTGTCGCCGTGGTCGCGCGCGGTGACGGGCCAGAATCTCGTGGTCGACAGCGGCCTGGTCAAGGACTAA
- a CDS encoding ubiquinol oxidase, subunit II encodes MEILSPKGDIGAQEKTLLLTALGLMLLIVVPVIFLTLYFAWKYRASNTNAEYLPKWSHSTRIEVVVWTIPCIIIVILAVLTWKSSHELDPYRPLESTAKPVTIEVVSLDWKWLFIYPEYGIATVNQIAFPVNTPVNFRITSQSVMNSFFIPQLGSQIYSMAGMETKLHLNAFEEGDYAGLSANYSGGGFSGMRFRALAMSQQGFDDWIQKAKAANQALTPEVYAALIKPSEHNPVALYSDVPVGMFDYIVHNQMSKMAGVDPATCTPASKNLIAVAE; translated from the coding sequence ATGGAAATTCTCTCTCCCAAGGGAGACATCGGCGCCCAGGAAAAAACCCTGCTCCTCACCGCACTCGGCTTGATGCTGTTGATCGTGGTGCCCGTCATTTTCTTGACGCTCTACTTCGCATGGAAGTACCGGGCCTCCAACACGAACGCCGAGTACCTTCCGAAGTGGTCGCACTCGACCCGCATCGAAGTCGTGGTCTGGACGATCCCGTGCATCATCATCGTCATTCTGGCGGTGCTGACCTGGAAGTCCTCGCACGAGCTGGATCCCTATCGCCCGCTTGAGTCGACGGCCAAGCCGGTGACCATCGAGGTGGTGTCGCTGGACTGGAAGTGGCTGTTCATCTACCCGGAATACGGCATTGCCACGGTCAATCAGATCGCCTTCCCGGTCAATACCCCGGTTAACTTCCGCATCACGTCGCAGTCGGTGATGAATTCCTTCTTCATTCCGCAACTGGGCAGCCAGATCTACTCGATGGCGGGCATGGAGACCAAGCTGCACCTGAACGCGTTCGAGGAAGGCGACTACGCCGGCCTGTCGGCGAACTACAGCGGCGGTGGCTTCTCGGGTATGCGTTTCCGTGCGCTGGCCATGTCGCAGCAAGGTTTCGACGACTGGATCCAGAAGGCCAAGGCCGCCAACCAGGCGCTCACGCCTGAGGTCTATGCCGCGCTGATCAAGCCGAGCGAGCACAACCCGGTGGCGCTGTACTCGGATGTGCCTGTCGGCATGTTCGATTACATCGTGCACAACCAAATGAGCAAGATGGCCGGTGTCGACCCTGCGACGTGTACGCCCGCCTCGAAGAATCTGATCGCTGTTGCGGAGTAA
- a CDS encoding his Kinase A domain protein, translating into MPGSSAISFLRTLCSLRWLAIGGQAITVLVASSLLGLPLPLEPLWAGVGALAAFVLPGGWAFAAALASLAGYTAAAVFGQPLASSHNTYLLLLWGLGANFLISAGVVLYFSTRLATDMRAQERELALLRERFTRNEGIVALATHAAAMAHELNTPLATMTLLVDEVREELQDDPDQRADIDTLRELLALCRERIRNLAVPTEVDLVRVVGQWRLIRPTIDLRRTGSLPESLRVEPSIAHLLQALLNNAADAGEEAGDPRVDLHLEFLGGALRGEVRDHGRGFDPDHTVLPALFNSDKPGGWVWAWRFRMPRWNN; encoded by the coding sequence ATGCCTGGTAGTTCCGCCATTTCTTTCCTGCGCACCTTGTGCAGCCTGCGTTGGTTAGCCATCGGTGGGCAGGCCATTACCGTGCTGGTGGCCAGCAGCTTGTTGGGCTTGCCCTTGCCGCTGGAGCCCTTGTGGGCCGGCGTCGGGGCGCTGGCGGCTTTCGTGCTGCCAGGCGGCTGGGCGTTTGCTGCGGCCTTGGCCAGTCTGGCGGGTTACACCGCTGCGGCCGTATTCGGGCAGCCCCTGGCCAGCAGCCACAATACTTATTTGTTGCTGCTCTGGGGCCTGGGCGCGAATTTTCTGATTTCGGCAGGTGTGGTGCTGTATTTTTCGACCCGCCTGGCCACCGATATGCGAGCGCAGGAGCGTGAGCTGGCCTTGTTGCGCGAACGTTTCACCCGCAACGAGGGTATCGTCGCGCTGGCCACCCATGCGGCAGCGATGGCGCATGAGTTGAACACGCCGCTGGCCACCATGACGCTGCTGGTCGACGAGGTGCGCGAAGAGCTGCAGGACGACCCGGACCAGCGCGCCGACATCGATACGCTGCGCGAACTACTCGCGTTGTGCCGTGAGCGCATTCGCAATCTGGCCGTGCCCACGGAGGTCGATCTGGTGCGCGTAGTGGGGCAGTGGCGTCTTATCCGGCCTACTATCGACCTGCGCCGCACCGGCAGCCTGCCTGAGTCCTTGCGTGTGGAGCCCTCCATCGCGCACCTTTTGCAGGCGCTGCTGAACAATGCGGCCGATGCGGGCGAGGAGGCGGGCGATCCACGCGTGGATTTGCACCTGGAGTTTCTCGGCGGTGCGTTGCGCGGCGAGGTGCGTGACCATGGACGCGGCTTCGATCCGGATCACACCGTGCTGCCGGCGCTTTTCAATAGCGACAAACCGGGGGGCTGGGTGTGGGCCTGGCGCTTTCGCATGCCACGGTGGAACAATTAG
- a CDS encoding bacterial regulatory helix-turn-helix, lysR family protein, with the protein MDLRALRAFCEVVRQGGFSQAARTIHATQPTVSKAVRQLEEEIGMPLLDRQRHPPA; encoded by the coding sequence ATGGACTTGCGTGCCCTGCGGGCGTTTTGTGAAGTCGTGCGACAAGGCGGCTTTTCTCAAGCCGCACGTACCATCCACGCTACGCAACCGACCGTCAGCAAAGCCGTGCGGCAACTGGAAGAAGAGATCGGCATGCCCTTGCTGGACCGCCAACGCCATCCTCCCGCCTGA
- a CDS encoding acetyltransferase family protein, with the protein MMLHTPIARESDFEGLAMLRLAAIRASLQALGRFDPQRSHQRLRAGFIPALTRHILVDGVRAGFYILNDRQPVWRLTHFYLAPDYSGHGIGSRLLAELCARARTLRASIELAALKGSRSNAFYLAHGFEKIGESQWDVEYRYLP; encoded by the coding sequence ATGATGCTGCACACCCCCATTGCCCGGGAATCCGATTTCGAGGGCCTGGCCATGCTCAGGCTCGCGGCCATACGTGCCAGCCTGCAAGCCCTGGGACGCTTTGATCCGCAGCGCTCCCACCAACGGCTACGCGCCGGCTTCATCCCGGCACTCACCCGGCACATCCTGGTCGACGGCGTACGCGCTGGCTTCTACATTCTCAATGATCGGCAGCCCGTCTGGCGGCTGACGCACTTCTACCTCGCCCCCGATTACAGTGGCCACGGAATAGGCTCACGTCTGCTGGCAGAACTTTGCGCGCGCGCGCGCACTCTGCGAGCCAGCATCGAATTGGCTGCACTGAAGGGCAGCCGTTCCAACGCGTTTTATCTGGCCCACGGCTTTGAAAAAATCGGCGAATCCCAATGGGATGTGGAGTACCGCTACCTGCCTTAA
- a CDS encoding gntP permease family protein: MHADLGMTMALGLLTAIPAVILAGPIYARWLAPRMPVAEPEELGQLFTNSRDANRLPSFGVSLFIILLPVALMLGRTVARISLTKDSLPYDVLDFLGEPIVALSVAVLAAIVLLGWAQGTSRDAVGKTLRRALPPIAGLLLTIGAGGGLKQVLLSAGMSDTISKIATQSQMPLLLLAWIVAVALRQATGSATVATTTTAGIIAPLAVGLSTTHGALLALSIGAGSVFFCHVNDAGFWMVKEYFGLTLKQTFAVWSALQTIVSVVGLAVTFGLWQLL, translated from the coding sequence TTGCACGCCGACCTGGGCATGACCATGGCGCTGGGCCTGTTGACCGCCATTCCTGCCGTCATCCTCGCAGGCCCGATCTATGCCCGGTGGCTGGCACCACGCATGCCGGTCGCCGAGCCCGAGGAACTGGGCCAGCTGTTTACCAACAGCCGTGATGCGAACCGCCTGCCCAGCTTCGGCGTATCCCTCTTCATCATTCTGCTTCCGGTGGCGCTGATGCTGGGCCGCACGGTCGCGCGCATCAGCCTGACCAAGGACAGCTTGCCCTATGACGTGCTGGACTTCCTGGGCGAACCCATCGTGGCCTTGTCGGTGGCGGTACTGGCGGCCATTGTCCTGCTGGGCTGGGCACAAGGTACGAGCCGCGACGCCGTCGGCAAGACTCTGCGCCGCGCCTTGCCTCCGATCGCCGGACTGCTGCTCACGATCGGGGCAGGCGGCGGGCTGAAGCAGGTGCTTCTGAGCGCCGGCATGAGTGACACCATCAGCAAGATTGCCACCCAGAGCCAAATGCCCTTGCTTCTGCTGGCCTGGATCGTTGCCGTGGCGCTGCGCCAGGCCACCGGCTCGGCCACGGTCGCCACGACCACGACCGCTGGCATCATTGCACCACTGGCAGTCGGCCTGTCGACCACCCACGGCGCGCTGCTGGCACTGTCGATCGGCGCGGGCTCCGTCTTTTTCTGCCACGTCAACGATGCCGGATTCTGGATGGTCAAGGAGTATTTCGGCCTGACACTGAAACAGACCTTCGCGGTCTGGTCTGCCTTGCAGACCATTGTTTCGGTGGTTGGCCTGGCAGTGACGTTCGGGCTGTGGCAATTGCTCTGA
- a CDS encoding bacterial regulatory, Fis family protein — protein MTESNSPVGLLIDDDELYVKTLQRSLARRGLQTHVACNIAEALRVAEEVRPAFALVDLRLGEDSGLTLIRPLRALREDMRILLVTGYASVATAVEAIKRGADDYLPKPATAPMILRTLGLMKPETVTIEATMTPLHRLEWEHIQQALHETGGNVSAAARLLGMHRRSLQRKLMKKPGPERDSMIE, from the coding sequence ATGACGGAATCCAACTCCCCGGTCGGTCTGCTGATCGACGACGACGAACTCTATGTAAAGACGTTGCAGCGCAGCCTGGCACGCCGCGGACTGCAAACCCATGTGGCCTGTAACATTGCCGAGGCGCTGCGCGTAGCCGAGGAGGTGCGGCCGGCGTTCGCTCTGGTCGATCTGCGCCTGGGCGAAGACTCCGGTCTTACCTTGATCCGTCCCTTGCGCGCCCTGCGCGAAGATATGCGCATCCTGTTGGTGACGGGTTACGCCAGTGTGGCCACGGCCGTCGAGGCGATCAAGCGCGGCGCAGACGACTACTTGCCGAAACCGGCCACCGCCCCCATGATATTGAGAACGCTGGGTCTGATGAAGCCGGAAACGGTTACGATTGAAGCGACCATGACCCCGTTGCACCGCCTAGAATGGGAGCACATCCAGCAGGCCTTGCATGAGACGGGTGGCAATGTGTCGGCCGCCGCCCGCCTGTTGGGCATGCACCGGCGCTCTCTGCAGCGCAAGCTCATGAAAAAGCCCGGTCCGGAGCGCGATTCCATGATCGAGTAG
- a CDS encoding lrgA family protein, whose protein sequence is MQIGVIASFAWAGQALAQWGNLPVPGSVLGLTMVLLLLASGVMRVNHIRRGASWLLAEMLLFFVPAVLADVVALVFWPLATVMAYVCARAVYRRRGYWWSSTLVMAPALLLALALCLHAGYADYMRGSHWLMAMLSPVIVSFALPLYQERALIRRYWPILLVGVTVGSTIAGVSAWLLASWLDLPAEVRMSLVPRSVATPFAMTLSSKLGGVPDLTAVFVIVTGVLGALMGQTLHRWLPLRSSLARGALFGMGAHGAGAAKARELAAEEGSIAGLVMVLAGLSNVLITPGVAYLLAS, encoded by the coding sequence ATGCAGATCGGGGTGATCGCCAGCTTTGCCTGGGCTGGGCAGGCGTTGGCGCAATGGGGCAATTTGCCCGTTCCGGGCAGCGTGCTCGGCTTGACCATGGTGTTGCTGCTGCTGGCCAGCGGCGTTATGCGCGTGAATCACATCCGCCGGGGCGCGAGCTGGCTTCTGGCCGAAATGCTGCTGTTTTTCGTTCCCGCCGTGCTTGCTGATGTCGTCGCCCTGGTGTTCTGGCCGTTGGCCACGGTCATGGCTTATGTCTGCGCACGTGCGGTATATCGCCGCCGCGGCTATTGGTGGAGCTCCACCTTGGTCATGGCGCCGGCCTTGCTACTGGCGTTGGCGCTGTGTCTGCACGCCGGTTATGCCGACTATATGCGTGGCAGCCATTGGCTGATGGCCATGCTCAGTCCAGTCATTGTTTCCTTTGCCTTGCCGCTGTATCAGGAGCGCGCACTCATTCGCCGTTATTGGCCGATTCTGTTGGTGGGGGTGACGGTGGGTAGCACCATCGCCGGGGTCAGCGCCTGGCTGCTGGCCAGTTGGCTGGACCTGCCGGCCGAGGTGCGCATGAGTCTGGTGCCGCGCTCTGTCGCCACGCCATTTGCCATGACCCTGTCGTCCAAGCTTGGGGGAGTCCCTGATCTGACGGCGGTGTTCGTCATTGTCACGGGCGTATTGGGCGCGCTCATGGGACAGACCCTGCACCGTTGGTTGCCCTTGCGCTCATCGCTGGCGCGCGGAGCGCTCTTTGGCATGGGCGCGCACGGCGCCGGCGCGGCCAAGGCGCGCGAGCTGGCCGCCGAAGAGGGCTCGATTGCCGGGTTGGTGATGGTGCTGGCGGGCCTGTCCAATGTCTTGATCACTCCCGGTGTGGCCTACCTGCTGGCCAGCTGA